A portion of the Neorhodopirellula lusitana genome contains these proteins:
- a CDS encoding ABC transporter permease, with the protein MNLQRVAATASKEWREIVRDRLFLALTFLVPTSLMLVVGYGLSLDVEDIPLAIVDRDGSNLSREYSHRFMDSRYFDFQGYALDRHELPPLLEDNKVRAAIIIPENFQKELLAGRPVVVQTLIDGTFPFRAQTIKGYVLAMNTAFTSEMLAMYVAKQKGISITDAARRLQPIQFQTRYLYNQSMRSSWALAPRLIMVILMMTPPFYTALGIVREKERGSIYNIYSSTVSRLEFLVGKLIPYVGISAANAVILFLLATELFGAPFKGSLLFFVPATLLYIICTTGLGLVVSVLVRTQVAAMVVTFIVTVIPSILYSGVVVPIESLSPTAQMTAHALPAMYYTNIIVGAFMKGVGLNELWPDVLVLAIYAAVLMTIGYSMFHKRPST; encoded by the coding sequence ATGAATCTTCAACGTGTTGCCGCTACGGCATCCAAAGAGTGGCGGGAGATTGTTCGCGATCGCCTGTTCCTCGCCCTGACGTTTCTTGTTCCAACGTCTTTGATGCTGGTCGTGGGTTACGGACTATCACTGGACGTGGAGGACATCCCGCTGGCGATTGTCGACCGGGACGGATCGAATCTCAGTCGTGAATACTCGCATCGCTTCATGGACTCTCGTTACTTTGATTTCCAAGGTTACGCATTGGACCGGCACGAGTTGCCGCCTTTGTTAGAGGACAATAAGGTTCGCGCAGCGATCATCATTCCCGAGAACTTCCAAAAAGAACTCCTCGCTGGACGCCCCGTCGTGGTGCAAACGCTGATCGACGGCACGTTTCCATTCCGCGCCCAAACGATCAAGGGCTACGTATTGGCGATGAACACCGCCTTCACCAGCGAAATGCTTGCAATGTATGTCGCCAAACAAAAGGGGATTTCGATTACCGATGCGGCGAGAAGGCTTCAGCCCATCCAATTTCAAACTCGCTATCTGTACAACCAAAGTATGCGCAGCAGTTGGGCGCTCGCGCCGCGTCTGATCATGGTCATTCTGATGATGACGCCACCGTTCTACACCGCCTTAGGGATCGTGCGGGAAAAGGAACGCGGGTCGATCTACAACATCTACTCGTCCACGGTCAGCCGCCTCGAGTTTCTGGTGGGGAAACTCATTCCGTACGTTGGAATCTCAGCCGCCAACGCGGTGATCCTATTCCTGTTGGCAACCGAACTGTTTGGTGCCCCGTTCAAGGGCAGTCTGCTCTTCTTCGTCCCCGCAACGTTGCTCTATATCATCTGCACAACCGGACTGGGCCTCGTCGTGTCCGTCCTGGTGCGTACCCAAGTGGCGGCCATGGTCGTGACCTTCATTGTCACCGTGATTCCCTCCATCCTTTACTCCGGCGTCGTCGTTCCCATCGAATCACTCAGCCCAACGGCCCAAATGACCGCTCACGCGTTGCCGGCAATGTACTACACGAACATCATCGTGGGCGCCTTCATGAAAGGAGTGGGGCTGAACGAGCTTTGGCCTGACGTCTTGGTCTTGGCGATCTACGCAGCCGTTCTGATGACGATCGGTTACAGCATGTTCCATAAGCGGCCAAGCACATGA
- a CDS encoding HlyD family secretion protein, whose translation MAKIFQHLVTFLVLAGIAAGSYFAWDRWGRVEPLPAGLIQANGRIEGDHVTIASKFAGKISELLVREGDSVEPGQVLARLESEQVRAKLHQAEQAVLAAQSQLEAAKSSLDLLKHEVPLMVETAQASLEHAQAVVAKAKAAEQQAARDAERFTKLASHGTVDGRKSEEVDLGWTVAKNDVRVAETAVTQAEKQLAQANLGEQRIRAKTAQVAAISAQVAGAEAVRDEAQSVLDDLTIRAPSAGVITTRVVDAGEIVAAGSPLFDVVNLDRLYLKVYVPEVEIGRLRLDLPARIHTDAFPDKPFPAQVRYISSRAEFTPKEVQTPDERVKLVYAIKLYLDENIDHQLSPGLPADAVIRWKEDAAWAKPQW comes from the coding sequence ATGGCGAAAATCTTTCAGCATCTTGTCACATTTTTAGTTCTCGCTGGCATTGCCGCGGGCAGTTATTTCGCATGGGACCGTTGGGGGCGTGTGGAGCCACTACCGGCTGGCTTGATTCAGGCAAACGGCCGAATCGAGGGGGATCATGTGACGATCGCCAGCAAGTTCGCCGGTAAGATCAGCGAATTGCTCGTCCGCGAAGGAGACAGCGTCGAGCCAGGACAGGTGCTCGCTCGTCTGGAATCCGAACAGGTCCGAGCCAAACTGCACCAGGCCGAGCAAGCCGTCTTGGCCGCCCAATCACAGCTAGAAGCCGCTAAGTCAAGCCTCGATCTGCTTAAGCATGAAGTGCCACTGATGGTGGAAACGGCACAAGCTTCCTTGGAACACGCCCAGGCGGTGGTGGCAAAAGCGAAAGCCGCCGAACAACAGGCCGCTCGCGACGCCGAACGCTTTACCAAGCTGGCATCACACGGGACCGTCGACGGACGCAAGAGTGAAGAGGTCGATCTTGGTTGGACGGTCGCGAAGAACGATGTACGCGTGGCCGAGACCGCGGTCACGCAAGCTGAAAAGCAGCTAGCCCAAGCGAACCTGGGTGAGCAACGCATTCGTGCCAAAACCGCACAGGTCGCGGCGATATCGGCACAGGTTGCGGGCGCCGAAGCGGTGCGTGATGAAGCCCAAAGCGTCCTAGATGACCTGACCATCCGGGCTCCCTCGGCGGGCGTGATCACGACTCGCGTCGTGGATGCCGGCGAGATCGTGGCTGCGGGTTCGCCCCTGTTCGATGTGGTCAATCTCGACCGTCTGTACTTGAAAGTCTACGTTCCGGAGGTCGAGATCGGACGCTTGCGCCTTGATCTGCCCGCCCGAATCCACACCGATGCGTTTCCGGACAAGCCCTTCCCCGCCCAAGTTCGATACATCTCCTCCCGAGCCGAGTTCACGCCCAAAGAAGTTCAGACACCCGACGAACGGGTCAAACTTGTGTACGCCATCAAGTTGTACCTCGATGAAAACATCGACCATCAACTTTCGCCCGGCTTACCCGCTGACGCAGTGATCCGCTGGAAAGAAGATGCAGCATGGGCGAAACCACAATGGTGA
- the glgC gene encoding glucose-1-phosphate adenylyltransferase, translating to MFESNHTLAIVMAGGVGSRLAPLTRDRAKPAVPFGGQYRIIDFTLSNCLHSKLRQILVLTQYKSHSTQTHLRDAWSMFHSEMGEYIHAVPPQMRTGDSWYVGTADALYQNIDLIRRSNAQKVIVLSGDHVYRMDYRKILQQHDASLADLTVACMEVSLDDAKSFGVMDVDEELRVRDFCEKPSNPPSVPGNPDQALASMGIYVFSADVLIDVLTADHRDERSTHDFGNDLLPKLIRTHRVFGYRFGTDNGSNNFRYWRDVGTIDAYFEANMDLLSHAPPLDLHSDRWPIRKYERPAAPSRICMDAFGLAGEVTNSILSNGVIVCGGVVEHSILSPGVHVGSAAEVQHSVLLDGVKVGDGCVIRNCIIDKNVIVPDGETIGEDPFKDGTRFTISPKGVVVVPKDYVFEQPSRSRNGERKEMHGRHPRSFQGKPRFLNSHASGQS from the coding sequence TTGTTTGAATCCAATCATACCCTGGCCATTGTGATGGCTGGCGGCGTCGGTTCGCGTTTGGCACCGCTGACGCGGGATCGTGCCAAACCGGCAGTTCCTTTTGGCGGTCAATATCGCATCATCGACTTCACGCTTTCGAACTGCCTGCATTCGAAGTTACGGCAAATCCTGGTGCTGACGCAGTACAAGTCGCACTCGACGCAGACTCACTTGCGAGACGCCTGGTCGATGTTTCACTCCGAGATGGGCGAGTATATTCACGCGGTACCTCCGCAAATGCGGACCGGCGATTCCTGGTACGTCGGCACCGCTGATGCGCTCTATCAAAACATTGATCTGATTCGGCGCAGTAATGCCCAGAAGGTCATCGTCTTGTCAGGCGATCACGTTTACCGCATGGACTACCGCAAAATCTTGCAGCAACACGACGCGTCTTTGGCCGACCTCACGGTGGCGTGCATGGAAGTGAGCTTGGATGATGCGAAGTCATTTGGCGTGATGGACGTCGACGAAGAACTGCGTGTGCGAGACTTTTGCGAAAAGCCGTCGAACCCTCCGTCAGTTCCGGGTAACCCTGATCAGGCACTTGCATCCATGGGGATCTATGTCTTCAGCGCGGATGTGTTGATCGATGTGTTAACGGCCGATCATCGCGATGAGCGTTCGACCCATGATTTTGGCAATGACTTGTTGCCGAAACTCATTCGCACTCACCGAGTGTTCGGGTATCGGTTTGGAACCGACAACGGCAGTAACAACTTTCGATATTGGCGTGATGTTGGCACCATCGACGCTTACTTCGAAGCCAACATGGACTTGTTGTCGCACGCTCCGCCCTTGGACCTGCATTCAGATCGTTGGCCGATTCGCAAGTATGAGCGACCCGCGGCACCCTCTCGAATATGCATGGATGCCTTCGGGCTGGCCGGTGAAGTCACCAATTCCATCCTCAGCAACGGGGTGATCGTTTGCGGTGGAGTGGTGGAACACTCCATTCTCTCGCCGGGCGTCCACGTGGGGTCGGCCGCCGAAGTGCAGCACTCTGTTTTGCTTGACGGCGTTAAAGTGGGCGACGGTTGCGTGATTCGGAACTGCATCATCGACAAAAATGTCATCGTCCCGGATGGCGAAACAATTGGCGAAGATCCTTTCAAAGACGGGACCCGGTTCACGATTTCGCCGAAGGGTGTCGTGGTGGTTCCGAAGGACTATGTGTTTGAGCAACCCTCGCGTTCTCGGAATGGCGAACGCAAGGAGATGCACGGTCGGCATCCGCGCTCGTTCCAAGGCAAACCGCGTTTCCTCAATTCGCACGCGTCAGGTCAATCATGA
- a CDS encoding universal stress protein — MELFANTKTLVPIDFSEHSVDAVATAIQITSNENVYLVHVVDPAQLYGFDDNGGYELGGGLDATHFNWEGAPEKEQQHKDAAIATLRREFADPKYHGVHFDAVVDEPAIGITEYASTNGIGLIVLPSHGRTGVERRIIGSVAERVIRLAHCPVLVLRNHVS; from the coding sequence ATGGAACTATTCGCGAACACCAAAACCCTGGTACCGATCGACTTCTCTGAGCATTCTGTGGATGCGGTGGCGACGGCGATACAGATCACATCCAACGAGAATGTGTATCTGGTCCACGTTGTCGATCCTGCTCAACTCTATGGCTTCGACGACAATGGCGGCTACGAACTGGGCGGTGGGCTCGATGCGACTCACTTCAACTGGGAAGGTGCTCCAGAAAAGGAGCAGCAGCACAAGGATGCGGCGATAGCGACCCTGCGTCGTGAGTTTGCTGACCCAAAGTATCACGGCGTCCATTTTGACGCGGTGGTCGACGAGCCAGCGATTGGGATTACCGAGTACGCTTCTACGAACGGAATCGGCTTGATTGTGCTACCGTCACATGGCCGCACTGGCGTCGAACGACGGATCATTGGCAGTGTCGCTGAACGTGTGATCCGATTGGCGCACTGCCCGGTGCTGGTTCTACGGAACCACGTTTCTTAA
- the ppsA gene encoding phosphoenolpyruvate synthase, producing the protein MSAVTTAVDLVRWFDQIGIDDVPSVGGKNASLGEMYRELTRDGVRIPNGFATTAAAYRSFLEESGLDEKISQILSDLDSGDIANLRQRGRQVRHLIVETEFPDEFKNAICKAYRQLSQGRGEPIDVAVRSSATAEDLPDASFAGQQETYLNVQGESSLLDACRRCFASLFTDRAISYRVDKGFDHTKIALSVGVQVMVRSDIGTSGVMFSLDTESGFRDAVLINAAYGLGENVVQGAVNPDEYYVFKPTLRSGSRPILKKSVGSKEIKMVYDIGGGKLTKNVPVPLEDRVRFAVDDDDILTLATWACQIEEHYSEKKGHPCPMDMEWAKDGITGELFIVQARPETVQSQRSKDRLETYHLQAGGTPILTGGAVGARIGSGRVRVIADASRLAEFQEGEVLVTEKTDPDWEPIMKKAAAIVTNRGGRTCHAAIVSRELGLPAIVGTLRGTDLLHDGQEVTVSCAEGDSGVVYEGLLPFEVEETQLNNLQRPKTKMMMILANPDEAFSMSFIPNDGVGLARMEFIINNHIKVHPLALLKFDELTDVAARTEIERLTAGYSDKPQYFVDRLAEGVGMIAAAFYPKDVIVRMSDFKTNEYANLVGGRQFEPTEENPMLGFRGASRYYDERYREAFSLECRAMKKVRDEMGLTNVKLMIPFCRTVDEGKRVQEVMTQHGLTRGENGLEIYVMCEIPSNVIQAEAFAEIFDGFSIGSNDLTQLTLGVDRDSEIVAHIFNERDPAVMATIQSAIASAKKTGRKIGICGQGPSDYPEFAEFLVEQGIDSISLNPDAVLKTTVRIGEMEKRLAN; encoded by the coding sequence ATGTCCGCTGTAACCACTGCCGTTGATCTTGTTCGTTGGTTTGACCAAATCGGGATCGACGATGTGCCGAGTGTCGGCGGCAAGAACGCTTCCCTTGGCGAGATGTACCGAGAACTCACTCGGGACGGCGTACGCATTCCCAATGGCTTCGCAACCACAGCAGCGGCGTACCGCAGCTTTCTGGAAGAGTCCGGTCTGGATGAAAAGATCTCGCAAATTTTGTCCGATCTCGACTCCGGCGACATCGCGAACCTACGTCAGCGTGGTCGCCAAGTCCGGCATCTAATTGTTGAAACCGAGTTCCCCGACGAGTTCAAGAATGCGATTTGCAAGGCGTATCGGCAATTAAGTCAGGGACGAGGTGAACCCATCGATGTCGCGGTTCGCAGCAGTGCCACCGCCGAAGACCTTCCCGACGCAAGTTTTGCTGGCCAGCAGGAAACGTATCTGAACGTTCAAGGTGAGTCTAGCTTGCTCGACGCATGCCGACGTTGCTTTGCTTCGCTGTTCACCGATCGTGCGATCTCCTACCGCGTCGACAAAGGTTTCGACCACACCAAAATCGCTTTGTCGGTTGGCGTGCAGGTCATGGTTCGATCGGACATTGGGACATCCGGTGTGATGTTCTCGCTGGACACCGAAAGCGGCTTTCGCGATGCCGTGCTGATCAACGCCGCATACGGGCTTGGCGAAAACGTGGTGCAGGGTGCTGTGAATCCAGACGAGTACTACGTCTTCAAACCCACGCTGCGAAGTGGAAGTCGCCCAATCCTAAAGAAGTCTGTTGGATCCAAAGAGATCAAAATGGTTTACGATATCGGTGGCGGCAAGCTCACCAAGAACGTGCCTGTTCCGTTGGAAGATCGAGTACGCTTTGCGGTCGACGATGATGACATCCTGACCCTGGCAACTTGGGCGTGCCAAATCGAGGAACATTACAGCGAAAAGAAGGGGCATCCATGCCCAATGGACATGGAATGGGCCAAGGACGGGATCACTGGCGAGCTATTCATCGTCCAAGCGAGACCCGAAACGGTGCAGTCCCAGCGATCCAAGGACAGGTTGGAAACCTATCACCTTCAAGCGGGCGGAACTCCCATTTTGACTGGCGGAGCGGTGGGGGCTCGTATCGGCAGCGGTCGAGTCAGAGTCATCGCCGATGCCAGTCGCTTGGCCGAATTCCAGGAAGGTGAAGTGTTGGTGACGGAGAAAACGGATCCTGATTGGGAACCGATCATGAAGAAGGCTGCGGCGATTGTGACCAATCGCGGCGGTCGCACCTGCCATGCCGCGATCGTCAGTCGTGAACTTGGGTTGCCCGCGATCGTCGGCACACTTCGCGGCACCGATTTGCTGCACGACGGCCAAGAAGTGACTGTGTCGTGTGCGGAGGGTGACAGCGGTGTTGTTTACGAAGGGCTGCTTCCGTTTGAGGTGGAAGAAACCCAGCTGAACAATCTGCAGCGGCCCAAGACGAAGATGATGATGATCTTGGCGAATCCTGACGAGGCGTTCTCGATGTCGTTCATTCCGAACGATGGAGTCGGCTTGGCACGCATGGAATTCATCATCAACAACCACATCAAAGTGCACCCGTTGGCACTGTTGAAATTCGATGAGCTCACTGATGTAGCCGCGAGAACTGAAATAGAACGTCTGACGGCTGGCTATAGCGACAAGCCCCAGTACTTCGTTGATCGGCTCGCCGAAGGAGTTGGGATGATTGCGGCCGCATTCTATCCCAAAGACGTGATCGTCCGGATGAGCGACTTCAAGACGAACGAGTACGCGAACTTGGTGGGTGGGCGGCAGTTCGAGCCAACCGAGGAAAACCCAATGCTGGGATTCCGCGGAGCATCCCGTTACTACGATGAACGGTATCGTGAGGCGTTCAGCTTAGAATGTCGGGCGATGAAAAAGGTCCGAGACGAAATGGGACTAACGAACGTGAAGCTGATGATCCCGTTCTGCCGCACCGTTGATGAAGGCAAGCGTGTCCAGGAGGTGATGACACAGCATGGGCTGACGCGTGGCGAGAATGGTTTGGAAATCTATGTGATGTGTGAGATCCCAAGCAACGTGATTCAGGCGGAGGCGTTCGCTGAAATCTTCGACGGGTTCTCGATCGGTTCGAATGATTTGACCCAGTTAACGCTGGGGGTCGACCGCGATTCGGAGATCGTTGCTCATATCTTCAATGAACGTGATCCCGCGGTAATGGCAACCATCCAATCCGCGATTGCTTCGGCTAAGAAGACGGGCCGGAAAATTGGCATCTGTGGCCAGGGACCAAGCGACTACCCCGAGTTCGCAGAGTTTCTGGTCGAGCAAGGCATCGATAGCATTTCGCTAAATCCGGACGCGGTTCTCAAAACGACCGTCCGGATTGGCGAGATGGAAAAGCGTCTTGCCAATTGA
- a CDS encoding ATP-binding cassette domain-containing protein: MGETTMVSSQDVDDLANVPQPGHATAESAADPATIPPIVQVKNFHKSYGRQVAVDGIDLEIHRGEIYGLIGPDGAGKSSLMKAVAGVLTYDSGSVDVFGVRVDSERSAEIIKDRIGLMPQGLGLNLYADLSIEENVDFFGQIRLVPKDVLRQRKQRLLEMTRLDKFRSRPMKNLSGGMKQKLGLVCCLIHHPKLVILDEPTTGVDPVSRRDFWSILAKLLREEQITALVSTAYMDEATRFHHAALMFDGKCLARGEPDEIAALVPGRIVQAKAESQATALAKLKATFPQSEAVGPWLRVFVDDADDAEASDAVTTQIADCQPSEVHVAQPDLEDVFIALLRRRGLTDEGDSVSLAQSNLPPATTADGLAIEAHDLVRQFGQFRAVDGVSFQVAPGEIFGLLGANGAGKTTVIKMLTGLMPPTSGTGRVAGADMRRASQSIKERIGYMSQSFSLYQDLTVVENIRLYAGIYGLSRREASVRTDWIIDMAGLSGREKHLSGSLPMGVRQRLAIGCALVHRPQVLFLDEPTSGVDPIGRRRLWDIIFELSRNEGVAILVTTHYMSEAEHCDHIAMMYAGRVFADASPTQLKANLRKESGQLLEVSTDNPLAALDILESSGFDGVSLFGKRIHFLAPDLTEAESRVRKTLDSKNIQVLSVSEQPITMEDVFVNRVLALEKLDEKNSASPKPDEENADEATSDKAKSNEAKPKEAKS, encoded by the coding sequence ATGGGCGAAACCACAATGGTGAGTTCCCAAGACGTTGACGACCTCGCCAACGTACCACAACCTGGCCACGCCACAGCAGAATCCGCGGCCGATCCCGCAACCATCCCACCGATCGTCCAAGTTAAGAACTTCCATAAGTCCTATGGGCGTCAAGTCGCGGTGGACGGGATCGATTTGGAAATCCATCGAGGCGAAATCTATGGACTGATCGGTCCCGACGGTGCTGGGAAGAGCAGCCTGATGAAGGCGGTCGCTGGCGTACTGACCTACGACAGCGGTTCAGTGGATGTTTTCGGTGTGCGAGTCGATTCCGAACGATCGGCCGAAATCATCAAGGACCGCATTGGCCTAATGCCGCAGGGCCTCGGGCTGAACCTGTATGCCGACTTGTCGATAGAGGAAAACGTCGACTTCTTTGGCCAGATACGCCTGGTCCCCAAGGACGTCCTCCGCCAGCGAAAACAACGGCTGCTGGAAATGACGCGACTGGACAAGTTCCGCAGCCGTCCGATGAAGAACCTGTCTGGCGGGATGAAGCAAAAACTCGGATTGGTATGTTGCCTGATTCACCACCCCAAACTCGTCATTCTGGACGAGCCCACGACCGGGGTCGATCCGGTTTCGCGTCGTGATTTCTGGAGCATTCTGGCCAAGCTACTTCGTGAGGAACAAATCACGGCGTTGGTCTCGACCGCCTACATGGATGAAGCCACTCGTTTTCATCATGCCGCATTGATGTTCGATGGAAAATGCTTAGCGCGAGGCGAACCCGACGAAATTGCTGCCCTGGTGCCGGGACGAATTGTGCAAGCGAAAGCGGAATCACAAGCCACTGCACTGGCAAAACTGAAAGCAACGTTTCCCCAATCGGAGGCCGTCGGGCCGTGGTTGCGAGTGTTTGTGGACGACGCCGACGATGCCGAAGCGTCCGATGCCGTGACAACCCAAATTGCCGACTGCCAACCGAGCGAAGTGCATGTCGCCCAACCCGACTTAGAAGACGTGTTCATCGCCTTGTTGCGCCGTCGTGGGCTGACCGATGAAGGTGACTCGGTGTCGCTCGCACAATCCAATCTGCCGCCGGCCACCACCGCGGATGGCTTGGCGATCGAGGCTCACGACCTGGTGCGACAGTTCGGTCAATTCCGTGCCGTTGATGGCGTCAGCTTTCAGGTTGCCCCGGGCGAGATTTTTGGATTGCTCGGGGCCAATGGTGCTGGCAAGACAACGGTCATCAAGATGCTAACCGGTTTGATGCCACCCACCTCGGGCACTGGCCGCGTCGCGGGCGCCGACATGCGAAGGGCGAGCCAATCCATCAAGGAACGGATCGGCTACATGTCCCAATCGTTCTCCCTGTACCAAGACCTCACCGTGGTCGAAAACATCCGACTGTACGCGGGCATCTACGGCCTTTCGCGTCGCGAAGCAAGTGTCCGGACCGACTGGATCATTGACATGGCAGGCCTGTCGGGTCGTGAAAAGCATTTGTCGGGTAGCCTTCCCATGGGTGTTCGGCAACGTTTGGCGATTGGATGCGCGTTGGTACACCGCCCTCAGGTCCTCTTCCTCGACGAGCCGACCTCGGGCGTTGACCCGATCGGCCGGCGTCGATTGTGGGACATCATTTTTGAACTGTCGCGAAACGAAGGCGTCGCGATCCTGGTCACGACCCACTACATGAGCGAAGCGGAGCACTGCGATCACATCGCGATGATGTACGCCGGCCGGGTTTTCGCCGACGCTTCACCTACTCAATTGAAAGCCAACCTACGAAAGGAATCCGGTCAGTTGCTCGAGGTCAGCACCGACAATCCGCTGGCGGCGCTGGACATTCTAGAGTCATCGGGGTTCGATGGAGTTTCTCTGTTTGGGAAACGTATTCACTTCCTGGCACCCGACCTAACCGAAGCAGAATCGCGAGTTCGCAAGACGCTGGACAGTAAAAACATTCAGGTTTTGTCTGTGTCCGAACAACCGATCACGATGGAAGACGTCTTTGTCAATCGTGTCCTCGCCCTCGAAAAACTGGACGAGAAAAACTCCGCGTCGCCAAAGCCAGATGAAGAAAACGCGGACGAAGCTACTTCGGACAAAGCCAAGTCCAATGAGGCCAAGCCCAAAGAGGCCAAGTCATGA
- a CDS encoding TolC family protein encodes MAFIPMRSFHKSPSVAILLASSCLAGCASTGTGHLASHPTTPDPMQPGAAAAGTEVGPMDQVCKPTASVELASFHDDINDLADGLENVSVDDIATSANSKAPVQTAAEERLGSNTGTTTNANMNLDDADFGTFQEVQGVPSMMSIQGGESIQEAWAIAVAVNEKVRSKQNVTGAAVYTHEAAKSARMPSLRTFNAYTALDNTPGLSVSIPGVSALPFGSLPIGEKDFFASATLASVPLYTSGKISSAINASAANVNASKFDQRSGVHDLKMEVAEAYVRVLKTEKLVEVARLSVETLEKHLIDVQDLFDEDVVSKADVLAVKTALSESRDKYLEATNGLDLANAAYNRLVGRQLDQPVMLAELIAEGLPISSGPEELAALAMAQRSELKAIACKSNALRHQAKQELAATGPQVGALGGFHFLENSNLTHEDIWSVGIAAEWTVFDGGMAKNKAAAFKQQASALARLQRDLRSQIALQVRQAWLSMQNAAKRMEVAQTSVEQAEESLRVALDRYREEVGTNTEVLDAQTLLASRRSSFYAATYDAALARIMLDRATGTI; translated from the coding sequence ATGGCATTCATTCCCATGCGTTCCTTTCATAAATCACCTTCCGTCGCGATTCTGCTCGCTTCCAGTTGCCTCGCTGGATGTGCCAGCACGGGAACCGGTCACCTCGCGAGTCATCCAACGACTCCGGACCCAATGCAACCCGGCGCTGCCGCCGCGGGCACTGAAGTTGGCCCGATGGATCAGGTTTGCAAGCCTACCGCAAGTGTCGAACTGGCCAGCTTTCACGATGACATCAACGATCTAGCGGACGGTCTCGAAAACGTATCAGTCGACGACATCGCGACTTCCGCAAATTCGAAAGCACCCGTCCAGACTGCCGCTGAGGAACGCTTGGGAAGCAATACGGGAACCACCACCAACGCCAATATGAACCTGGATGATGCGGACTTCGGTACGTTCCAGGAAGTTCAGGGTGTGCCGTCAATGATGTCGATCCAAGGCGGTGAATCGATCCAAGAAGCCTGGGCGATCGCCGTCGCGGTGAATGAAAAAGTGCGTTCGAAACAGAATGTCACCGGGGCAGCCGTCTACACGCATGAAGCGGCCAAGTCGGCGCGGATGCCGTCGCTACGAACCTTCAACGCCTACACGGCGCTGGACAATACTCCTGGGCTTTCGGTAAGCATTCCAGGCGTCAGCGCGCTGCCGTTCGGCTCGCTTCCCATCGGTGAAAAGGACTTCTTTGCATCGGCGACGTTGGCATCCGTACCGCTCTACACCAGCGGCAAAATCTCGAGCGCAATCAACGCTTCGGCCGCCAATGTGAACGCGTCCAAGTTCGATCAGCGATCTGGCGTGCATGATCTCAAGATGGAAGTGGCCGAAGCCTATGTCCGAGTGCTGAAAACAGAAAAGCTGGTGGAAGTCGCACGACTGAGCGTTGAAACACTTGAAAAACACCTAATTGACGTGCAAGACCTGTTTGACGAAGACGTCGTTTCCAAGGCAGACGTGTTGGCGGTGAAGACCGCATTGTCTGAGTCACGTGACAAGTACCTCGAAGCGACCAACGGACTTGATCTTGCCAACGCAGCCTACAATCGTCTGGTCGGACGACAGTTGGATCAGCCGGTAATGTTGGCGGAACTGATTGCCGAAGGACTGCCAATCTCTTCAGGGCCCGAGGAACTCGCTGCATTGGCGATGGCCCAACGCAGTGAACTGAAGGCGATCGCTTGCAAGTCGAACGCCCTTCGCCATCAAGCCAAACAAGAATTGGCGGCGACAGGCCCGCAGGTCGGGGCACTGGGCGGCTTTCACTTTTTGGAAAACAGCAACCTGACCCACGAAGACATTTGGTCAGTCGGGATCGCTGCCGAGTGGACGGTCTTTGATGGTGGCATGGCCAAGAACAAGGCCGCGGCATTCAAGCAACAGGCTTCCGCGCTGGCTCGCTTGCAGCGTGACCTGCGAAGCCAAATTGCTCTGCAGGTGCGGCAAGCTTGGCTGAGCATGCAAAACGCCGCCAAACGCATGGAAGTGGCCCAAACCTCGGTCGAACAGGCTGAAGAGAGTCTTCGTGTCGCCTTGGATCGCTACCGCGAAGAAGTCGGAACCAACACCGAAGTGTTGGACGCACAAACGTTGCTGGCCAGCCGCCGCAGCAGTTTCTATGCGGCGACCTATGACGCCGCTCTCGCTCGTATCATGCTGGACCGAGCGACGGGCACCATCTAG